The Solibacillus sp. FSL R7-0682 genome includes a window with the following:
- the cydS gene encoding cytochrome bd oxidase small subunit CydS, translated as MNDFLIFVAPFLVVAISLFAAFYVAPKDKNSSKQ; from the coding sequence GTGAATGACTTTTTAATTTTTGTAGCCCCGTTTCTAGTTGTCGCGATTTCGTTATTTGCTGCCTTTTATGTGGCACCAAAAGATAAAAATAGCTCGAAACAATAA
- a CDS encoding methyl-accepting chemotaxis protein, with translation MSVRKRLNIGFILLEVILLLSIGFATIQFFRVGTEVSQAVDVHMAQIERINDIQQDLLSQGVYARAYALDPSQKNLDFLTTHSTNLAQLVEEVQANNKTKAASSLILNLKDQSIIIQDQIDEMITHVKNREVPATLSLINGNYTTTSSFTKDITEKIEQIENEQLDQVVENTQRMISLSTIISIIFIIITISVITWFLFYIKRGITKPLQVIAKDLEEMANGNLAQKHEPVNSKDEIGQLSRSFILLQHNFEELLLNIQHNSNELNSSANQLLENSQVISKETEEIKQLVHNTAQTSRSMSIGASESVAAVDETSSGIQQIAQSTQELHNGALLLTKSANTGVEVVEEAKNQMESIYQATETIAVLTDTLIKQSEQISFITQAITDIADQTNLLALNAAIEAARAGEQGKGFAVVADEVRKLAEQSKQSANQIVNLTETIQADSKNVGQAVVDSLESAKQGVVVIDRAGMSFHSMSENVYSMTERVEQIAATAQQIAASSEEVAAVITEISYGAGKTTENVNEIAAATDQQVGVVKQIEALSSRLDKQAKELQQSMQRFSL, from the coding sequence ATGTCAGTACGAAAAAGACTAAATATCGGATTTATTTTATTGGAAGTTATTTTGTTATTATCTATTGGCTTTGCCACTATACAATTTTTTAGAGTAGGAACGGAAGTATCACAAGCGGTCGATGTACATATGGCACAAATCGAACGTATTAATGACATCCAACAAGATTTACTATCTCAAGGGGTTTATGCACGTGCTTATGCGTTGGATCCTTCGCAAAAGAATTTAGACTTCCTTACTACTCATTCAACAAACCTAGCTCAACTAGTTGAAGAAGTACAAGCAAACAACAAAACGAAAGCTGCTTCATCTTTAATTTTGAATTTAAAGGACCAGTCAATTATTATTCAAGACCAAATCGATGAAATGATTACTCATGTTAAAAATCGAGAAGTACCCGCTACTCTTTCTCTTATTAACGGTAATTATACTACGACAAGTTCCTTTACGAAGGACATAACGGAGAAAATCGAACAAATCGAAAACGAGCAGCTCGATCAAGTTGTTGAAAATACGCAAAGGATGATTTCTCTTTCTACTATTATTTCGATTATCTTTATTATTATTACTATTAGTGTTATCACATGGTTTTTGTTTTATATAAAGCGTGGCATTACAAAACCTCTTCAAGTTATTGCTAAAGATTTAGAGGAGATGGCAAACGGGAATCTAGCACAAAAGCACGAGCCTGTAAATTCAAAGGATGAAATCGGGCAACTTTCTCGTTCATTTATTTTACTGCAACATAATTTTGAGGAATTGTTGTTGAACATTCAGCATAATTCCAATGAATTAAATAGCTCTGCTAATCAGCTCTTGGAAAATAGCCAAGTAATCTCAAAGGAAACAGAAGAAATTAAACAATTAGTGCACAATACAGCACAAACGTCTAGGTCGATGTCTATTGGTGCCTCTGAAAGTGTTGCGGCCGTAGATGAGACATCAAGTGGAATACAACAAATTGCACAATCAACTCAGGAGCTTCATAATGGCGCTTTATTATTAACGAAATCTGCTAATACAGGCGTTGAAGTCGTTGAAGAAGCAAAAAATCAAATGGAATCCATCTATCAAGCAACAGAAACAATTGCTGTCTTAACGGATACATTAATTAAGCAATCCGAGCAAATTAGCTTCATCACGCAAGCTATTACAGATATTGCTGATCAAACAAATTTACTTGCTTTAAATGCAGCAATTGAAGCAGCACGTGCTGGAGAGCAAGGAAAAGGATTTGCTGTTGTAGCAGACGAGGTTCGAAAGCTAGCCGAACAATCGAAGCAATCTGCCAATCAAATAGTTAATTTAACAGAGACGATTCAAGCAGATTCTAAAAATGTCGGTCAGGCAGTTGTTGATAGTCTTGAATCCGCTAAGCAAGGTGTAGTAGTAATTGACCGTGCCGGTATGTCCTTCCATTCCATGTCTGAAAACGTTTATTCAATGACAGAACGTGTAGAACAAATCGCTGCAACAGCACAACAAATTGCAGCAAGCTCTGAAGAAGTGGCCGCTGTTATTACTGAAATTTCGTATGGCGCTGGAAAAACAACTGAAAATGTCAATGAAATTGCAGCTGCAACGGATCAGCAAGTAGGCGTTGTAAAGCAAATAGAAGCATTATCAAGCCGCTTAGATAAACAGGCGAAAGAGTTACAACAAAGCATGCAACGATTTTCTTTATAA
- the rlmD gene encoding 23S rRNA (uracil(1939)-C(5))-methyltransferase RlmD — MTAPIKKNDRTNVYIEDLTHDGNGVAKINGYPLFIQGALPGETVEVHVLKTLKNYGFAKVVEIIEKSPDRVDAPCVYFAQCGGCQLQHFSYEGQLKWKQKMVGNVMKRLGKIDVPVLPVKGMKEPWHYRNKSQIPFAQNEAGQAVAGFYKTKSHNIVDMERCLIQTGEADVMMAQLKGELAALGIRPYDEKSHQGMLRHVVVRKGRATGEVMIVLVTKTKKFQQKEAAVTKIRELVPNVTSIVQNVNSEKTNVIFGDETITLWGKDTIEDTIGDVRFEISARSFYQVNPIQTEVLYKQALDYAQLEGNERVIDAYCGIGSISLFLAQKAGHVMGVEIVPQAIEDAKRNAELNGFTNTYFEAGPAEEVIPRWYKEGKEADVLVVDPPRKGCDEALLNTIIEQKPKRVVYVSCNPATLARDLRILEDGGYKTQEVQPVDMFPHTTHCEAVAWLELAL; from the coding sequence ATGACTGCACCGATTAAAAAAAATGATCGTACAAACGTTTATATAGAAGATTTAACCCATGACGGTAATGGAGTAGCGAAAATAAATGGCTATCCTTTATTTATACAAGGAGCACTTCCAGGCGAAACAGTCGAAGTGCATGTATTAAAAACATTAAAAAATTACGGCTTTGCGAAAGTGGTAGAAATAATCGAAAAATCGCCTGACCGTGTTGATGCACCTTGTGTTTATTTCGCACAATGTGGTGGCTGTCAATTACAGCATTTCTCGTATGAAGGACAGCTTAAATGGAAGCAAAAGATGGTCGGAAATGTCATGAAGCGTTTAGGCAAAATTGATGTACCGGTTCTTCCAGTGAAAGGCATGAAGGAGCCATGGCATTACCGTAATAAATCACAAATTCCATTCGCCCAAAATGAGGCGGGACAAGCTGTAGCAGGTTTTTACAAAACAAAATCCCACAATATTGTTGATATGGAGCGTTGCTTAATTCAAACTGGGGAAGCCGATGTGATGATGGCGCAATTAAAGGGAGAATTAGCTGCTCTAGGCATTCGACCGTACGATGAAAAGTCCCATCAAGGGATGCTACGTCATGTAGTTGTGCGTAAAGGCCGTGCAACAGGCGAAGTAATGATCGTTCTAGTAACGAAAACGAAGAAATTCCAACAAAAAGAAGCAGCTGTTACGAAAATTCGTGAACTTGTACCAAACGTAACATCGATCGTCCAAAACGTAAATAGCGAAAAAACAAATGTGATTTTTGGTGATGAAACGATCACCCTTTGGGGCAAGGATACGATTGAGGATACAATCGGAGACGTACGCTTTGAAATTTCAGCACGCTCATTCTACCAGGTGAACCCAATTCAAACGGAAGTATTGTATAAACAAGCATTAGATTATGCCCAGCTTGAAGGAAATGAACGCGTTATTGACGCCTACTGTGGAATCGGTTCGATTTCGCTATTTTTAGCACAAAAAGCAGGCCATGTGATGGGTGTTGAGATTGTGCCTCAAGCAATTGAAGATGCAAAGCGTAATGCTGAGTTAAACGGCTTTACAAACACATATTTCGAAGCAGGTCCAGCTGAAGAAGTAATTCCCCGCTGGTACAAAGAAGGAAAAGAAGCGGACGTATTAGTAGTGGATCCCCCACGAAAGGGCTGCGATGAAGCATTACTTAACACAATTATCGAACAAAAGCCTAAACGTGTCGTGTATGTATCCTGTAATCCAGCTACACTTGCCCGCGATCTTCGCATCTTAGAAGATGGTGGATATAAGACGCAGGAAGTACAGCCAGTTGATATGTTCCCTCATACGACTCATTGTGAAGCGGTCGCTTGGTTGGAGTTAGCCTTGTAA
- a CDS encoding DNA/RNA non-specific endonuclease has protein sequence MKKKMNYLILLTTIFMVGCTNLEDASITDRETDSQEVTTDNTIKNSEKEKTITTVNDEPVIEETPIQLNNELFSGYKLIEVDGGNLSGYRESKVVVDIGYGDREYWAFTNEYGQLVRVIANEIILQDDRTEPVLSTGRYYRDEAKVPGVENKYLDEGHVIADSLGGVSNAYNITPQESTLNRHGDQAYMEDAIRKAGGASNFEAIITYPNTETQIPSSYQYTYTLMGNVIVDKFNNVNPDEVNASLGLISSKPSASANSNTNGDITSVDIDGNGQVTIKEAKAAGYSMPITRDHWLYPYMRDNDNDGMVGE, from the coding sequence ATGAAAAAGAAAATGAACTATTTAATCTTGCTAACGACCATTTTTATGGTTGGTTGCACCAACTTAGAAGATGCATCCATTACAGATAGAGAAACAGATTCACAAGAAGTGACCACAGATAATACAATTAAAAATAGTGAAAAAGAAAAAACTATCACTACGGTTAATGATGAACCAGTAATAGAAGAAACACCAATTCAACTAAATAATGAACTGTTCTCAGGATACAAACTTATTGAAGTTGATGGTGGTAACTTATCTGGTTATCGTGAATCTAAAGTCGTTGTTGATATTGGTTATGGGGACCGTGAATATTGGGCGTTTACGAATGAGTACGGGCAATTAGTACGTGTCATTGCTAACGAAATCATTCTACAAGATGACCGTACCGAACCGGTATTATCAACTGGCAGATACTACCGCGATGAAGCAAAGGTTCCAGGTGTTGAAAATAAATATTTAGATGAAGGGCATGTTATCGCTGATTCTCTCGGCGGAGTATCTAATGCTTATAATATTACCCCACAAGAGAGTACGCTCAACCGACATGGTGATCAAGCTTATATGGAAGATGCAATCCGTAAAGCAGGTGGAGCTAGTAATTTCGAAGCTATTATCACATATCCCAATACAGAAACGCAGATTCCTTCAAGTTATCAGTATACGTATACTTTAATGGGCAACGTGATTGTTGATAAATTTAACAATGTGAACCCTGATGAAGTAAATGCATCACTCGGGTTAATAAGTAGTAAACCTTCCGCTTCAGCTAATTCAAATACAAACGGTGATATTACTAGTGTTGATATTGACGGGAATGGACAAGTGACAATCAAAGAAGCAAAAGCAGCAGGTTATAGTATGCCAATAACGAGAGATCACTGGTTATACCCATATATGCGTGATAATGATAATGACGGTATGGTAGGTGAGTAA
- a CDS encoding nitroreductase family protein: MLQQKTALEKLMDERKSVRKYQPGVTIPRETIQHILEQATSAPSSSNLQPWRFLVIDDQEQKKELRIAGFNHEQIETSSAIIAVLGDNEMYKNAKQINDLNVELGYMPRDIADMMISNSESVYSSFSEIERTNIAHLDVGLISMQIVLLAKDKGYETVIMGGFDKVAFAKKYELPANELPMVLIAIGKAAAPARNSSRLPFEQIIRFSN, from the coding sequence ATGCTACAACAAAAAACAGCTTTAGAAAAATTAATGGATGAACGTAAATCAGTGCGTAAATATCAGCCTGGTGTTACAATTCCTCGTGAAACAATTCAACATATCCTAGAGCAAGCAACATCAGCTCCATCATCAAGTAACTTACAACCTTGGCGCTTTCTTGTTATCGATGATCAAGAACAAAAGAAAGAATTGCGTATTGCTGGTTTTAATCATGAACAAATTGAAACATCATCAGCGATTATTGCTGTTTTAGGCGACAATGAAATGTATAAAAACGCAAAACAAATTAATGATTTAAATGTTGAACTAGGCTATATGCCACGTGATATTGCTGATATGATGATTTCAAATTCCGAATCTGTATATAGTAGTTTTTCTGAAATTGAACGCACAAACATTGCTCATTTAGATGTCGGTTTAATTTCTATGCAAATCGTACTTTTAGCGAAAGACAAGGGCTATGAAACCGTAATAATGGGTGGCTTTGATAAAGTAGCTTTCGCCAAAAAATACGAGCTTCCTGCAAACGAATTACCGATGGTTTTAATTGCTATCGGAAAAGCTGCCGCACCTGCACGTAATTCATCTCGCTTACCATTCGAACAAATTATTCGTTTTTCTAACTAA
- a CDS encoding type 1 glutamine amidotransferase domain-containing protein, translated as MKKILLVVTNISMYPNLQRATGLWLGEAVHFADEIEKEGYQIDYVSPKGGHTPLDPHSLQADQMTELDWKYYANADFLNKLSTTLSADSINPNDYDAIYYAGGHGVMWDFVEDESLQNIASTIYANGGVVSAVCHGVVGLLNIKNGDGEYLIKNTKVTGFTNTEEIAVGLDKVVPFLTEDELIRKGAIYVKGADWSVFTVTDNRIVTGQNPASGGAVAKDVIKLLKSL; from the coding sequence ATGAAAAAGATTTTATTAGTCGTAACGAATATTTCTATGTATCCTAATTTACAACGTGCAACAGGATTATGGTTAGGGGAAGCTGTTCACTTTGCAGATGAAATTGAAAAAGAAGGTTACCAAATTGATTATGTGAGCCCTAAAGGTGGTCATACGCCACTTGACCCACACAGTTTACAAGCTGATCAAATGACCGAACTAGATTGGAAATATTACGCAAATGCTGATTTCTTAAATAAACTAAGCACTACTTTATCGGCTGACTCTATTAACCCGAATGATTATGATGCTATCTATTATGCAGGTGGTCATGGAGTTATGTGGGATTTCGTAGAAGATGAAAGCCTACAAAACATTGCAAGTACTATATACGCTAACGGTGGCGTTGTTTCTGCTGTTTGTCATGGAGTTGTTGGATTGTTAAATATTAAAAATGGTGACGGGGAATATTTAATTAAAAATACTAAAGTAACTGGTTTTACTAACACAGAAGAAATTGCTGTTGGACTAGATAAAGTCGTTCCATTTTTAACTGAAGATGAACTAATCCGTAAAGGGGCTATTTATGTAAAAGGTGCAGATTGGTCAGTATTCACTGTAACTGATAATCGTATCGTCACAGGTCAAAATCCCGCATCAGGTGGTGCAGTTGCAAAAGATGTAATTAAATTATTAAAATCACTTTAA
- a CDS encoding MerR family transcriptional regulator, giving the protein MYTIQQASLLIEIPASSIRYYEKIDLIPPIKRNEQEHRIFDEQDIELLKLIKCFRSLGMSIEDIRENISMLRLEQEEINTQAILIQHKKKLEEQIDVLNSFISEIDQKIIIKLSDSD; this is encoded by the coding sequence GTGTATACAATTCAACAAGCGAGCCTCTTAATTGAAATTCCTGCAAGTTCAATTCGATACTATGAAAAGATAGATTTAATTCCACCAATAAAAAGAAATGAACAAGAGCATCGAATATTTGACGAACAAGATATTGAACTTTTAAAACTAATTAAATGTTTTCGAAGTCTAGGCATGTCAATTGAGGATATAAGAGAAAATATTTCAATGTTGAGATTAGAACAAGAAGAGATTAATACGCAAGCAATATTAATTCAGCACAAGAAAAAATTAGAAGAGCAAATTGATGTTTTAAATTCTTTTATTAGTGAAATTGATCAGAAAATTATTATTAAATTATCAGATTCAGATTAA
- a CDS encoding DUF3267 domain-containing protein codes for MFKLLWFQHLPKISIDLVKWTPFIKNDWFRQHYMKFVYVLQIIIFLLMSNFLYTWFNSVDIYILIFIGILVFIFHEFLHIVVVKKEGNISLTFRGMFFWIHTDAVLSKARFWIFMTLPLIVLSVMPAIASFFVSGNLQSILLFVSGLNLLISASDIINSFLIFIKPKNSLFFRGYYRVEKN; via the coding sequence ATGTTTAAGTTACTATGGTTTCAACATTTGCCAAAAATTAGTATTGATTTGGTAAAGTGGACTCCGTTTATAAAAAATGATTGGTTTCGTCAACACTATATGAAGTTTGTTTATGTACTTCAGATTATTATTTTTCTTCTTATGTCAAATTTTCTATATACATGGTTTAATTCTGTTGATATATATATTCTTATTTTTATAGGTATTTTAGTATTCATATTCCATGAATTTCTTCACATCGTTGTTGTAAAGAAAGAAGGGAACATTAGCTTAACATTTCGCGGAATGTTTTTTTGGATACATACAGATGCGGTTTTATCTAAAGCTAGGTTTTGGATTTTTATGACCTTGCCACTCATTGTATTATCTGTAATGCCTGCCATTGCTTCTTTCTTTGTATCAGGAAATTTGCAATCCATTTTGCTATTTGTAAGCGGGCTAAATTTATTGATTAGTGCCTCTGATATTATCAATTCATTTTTAATTTTCATTAAACCGAAGAACTCACTCTTTTTCAGAGGTTATTACCGGGTAGAAAAGAATTAA
- a CDS encoding cold-shock protein, translated as MTQGTVKWFNAEKGFGFIEVEGGNDVFAHFSAIQGDGFKSLDEGQKVEFEVEDGQRGPQATNIVKL; from the coding sequence ATGACACAAGGTACAGTAAAATGGTTTAACGCAGAAAAAGGTTTTGGTTTTATCGAAGTTGAAGGTGGAAACGACGTATTCGCTCACTTCTCAGCAATCCAAGGCGACGGTTTCAAATCTTTAGACGAAGGTCAAAAGGTTGAATTCGAAGTTGAAGACGGTCAACGTGGCCCACAAGCTACAAACATCGTAAAACTTTAA
- a CDS encoding TolB family protein, protein MKKVEFLKIMMLLIVFLTLSACSMTKEENGNGIEEPVEGIKEGETETTETNLDFVSIKKIEKYEGMEITDWFDEQTVVLAKENKELGKMNLLENAEFYPRSIYLFNLDTKEFKTIKTAKNMFLGGAVLSPDKKHLLYYEYSIGDVAYYLHSLDNGEQSSVTEENISSAYTAEWTDEQNVIGASYSGGAYMADTRGIVTQITELQDEHLFAVQKIQDKIYYITTDSPFPQVYMLDLMTKEKRNLQLENTDGITLSPDGKQILVTQVTDSTKRLVIADADGTRQRTITEGSDVTGASWSPNQQMIAYQLDSVSNGVNSKGLYLYDVSTGKSIQIAQNVGFAKITWSPSSEKISFTELDERIYNSSIIYLK, encoded by the coding sequence ATGAAAAAGGTGGAATTTTTAAAAATTATGATGCTTTTAATTGTCTTTTTAACTCTTTCTGCTTGCAGTATGACCAAGGAGGAAAACGGAAATGGAATTGAAGAGCCAGTTGAGGGCATTAAAGAGGGTGAAACCGAAACCACTGAAACCAATCTAGACTTTGTATCCATAAAAAAAATTGAAAAATATGAAGGGATGGAAATTACCGACTGGTTCGATGAACAGACTGTTGTCCTCGCAAAAGAAAATAAAGAACTTGGAAAAATGAATCTTTTAGAGAATGCCGAGTTTTACCCTAGAAGTATATATTTGTTCAATTTGGATACAAAAGAATTTAAAACGATAAAGACAGCAAAAAATATGTTTCTCGGTGGGGCGGTTTTGTCTCCAGATAAAAAACACCTATTGTATTATGAATATTCGATTGGGGATGTAGCTTATTATTTACACAGTTTAGATAATGGAGAGCAATCTTCTGTGACGGAGGAAAATATTAGTAGCGCCTATACTGCTGAGTGGACTGACGAACAAAATGTAATCGGTGCTTCCTATAGTGGTGGGGCATATATGGCTGACACGAGAGGTATTGTAACTCAAATTACGGAGCTTCAGGATGAGCACTTATTCGCAGTTCAAAAAATACAGGATAAAATTTATTATATAACTACAGACAGTCCGTTCCCCCAAGTATATATGCTGGACCTGATGACTAAAGAAAAAAGAAATCTACAATTAGAAAATACGGATGGAATTACACTTTCGCCTGATGGAAAACAAATTCTGGTTACTCAAGTAACAGATTCTACGAAAAGGCTAGTAATTGCTGATGCCGATGGAACTAGACAAAGAACAATTACGGAAGGTTCTGATGTGACAGGTGCGTCCTGGTCTCCCAATCAGCAAATGATTGCATATCAATTAGATTCAGTTAGCAATGGTGTAAACAGTAAAGGACTATACTTATACGATGTCTCAACTGGAAAATCCATTCAAATTGCTCAAAATGTCGGATTCGCAAAAATTACATGGAGCCCTTCAAGTGAAAAAATTTCCTTTACAGAACTGGATGAGAGAATCTATAACAGCAGTATCATCTATTTAAAATAG
- a CDS encoding helix-turn-helix domain-containing protein, with protein sequence MKKMINMNIKNLRIQHQLTQEQVAERLNVSRQVIVKWEKGESTPDIQYCMELAKLYNVTLDNLVNFNEQGNGLGVPPKGKHFFGIATLGERGQIVIPKKARDLFHLKSGDRLIIVGDEERGIAIVPEQMMSSFFNMVNLNFKQEEDK encoded by the coding sequence ATGAAAAAAATGATTAATATGAATATAAAAAATTTACGTATACAGCATCAGCTTACACAGGAGCAAGTAGCAGAACGTTTAAATGTATCTAGGCAAGTGATAGTTAAATGGGAAAAAGGGGAATCTACTCCCGATATTCAATATTGTATGGAACTCGCAAAGCTTTACAATGTTACATTAGATAATCTTGTGAATTTTAATGAGCAAGGAAATGGCTTAGGAGTACCACCGAAAGGAAAGCATTTTTTTGGAATTGCTACGCTAGGTGAGCGGGGACAAATTGTCATTCCCAAAAAGGCACGGGATCTTTTTCACTTAAAATCAGGTGATAGGCTCATCATCGTTGGGGATGAAGAGCGCGGAATTGCCATTGTACCAGAACAAATGATGAGTAGCTTTTTTAATATGGTCAACCTAAATTTTAAGCAGGAGGAAGATAAATGA
- a CDS encoding ABC transporter ATP-binding protein, producing the protein MNDAITINALTKIYGTKNAVNNVSLSIQERELFGLLGVNGAGKTTLIKMLSCLTKPTSGDATLLGKSITKEPEQVRTAIAVSPQETAIAPDLTVRENLELMAGVHGFNKEKTKIKTDEMIAQFSLHPYEKQRSKTLSGGWQRKLSIAMALISEPRILFLDEPTLGLDIIGRRELWALIEKLKEKTTIILTTHYLEEAEALSNRICIMKDGQIKAIGSAQELIEKANTESFEDAFVYFVTEGDTR; encoded by the coding sequence ATGAACGACGCCATTACAATTAACGCGTTAACGAAAATATATGGCACAAAAAATGCTGTCAATAACGTCTCTTTGTCAATCCAAGAAAGAGAACTATTTGGCCTGCTAGGTGTAAATGGAGCAGGAAAAACGACATTAATTAAAATGCTATCATGCTTAACAAAGCCTACAAGTGGTGATGCAACATTGTTAGGGAAAAGTATCACAAAAGAACCTGAACAAGTGCGTACTGCGATTGCTGTATCCCCGCAAGAGACAGCGATTGCTCCTGATTTAACGGTACGTGAAAATTTAGAGCTAATGGCTGGAGTGCATGGCTTTAATAAAGAGAAAACAAAAATAAAAACCGATGAAATGATTGCTCAGTTTTCACTACACCCTTATGAAAAGCAACGTAGTAAAACGTTATCCGGTGGTTGGCAGCGTAAATTGAGCATTGCGATGGCTTTAATTAGTGAGCCCCGCATTTTATTTTTAGATGAACCAACACTTGGGTTAGATATTATAGGACGCCGTGAACTTTGGGCTTTAATTGAAAAGCTAAAGGAAAAAACTACGATTATTTTAACGACGCATTACTTAGAGGAAGCAGAAGCATTGTCTAATCGGATTTGTATAATGAAGGACGGGCAGATTAAAGCAATTGGTTCGGCTCAGGAGCTTATCGAGAAAGCTAATACGGAGAGTTTTGAGGATGCATTCGTTTATTTTGTAACGGAAGGTGATACACGATGA
- a CDS encoding ABC transporter permease produces MKMLVFANRTTMEIVRDPLSLFFGLGFPIVLLLLLSAINRSIPVDLFNIASLTPGIAVFGLSFMALFTAQILSKDRASSFLTRLFTTPMTSADFIMGYSVPLLMMSIVQGIVCYIVAMFMGLSISISMIWAIVLLIPTSLIFIGLGLLCGTLLTNLSAWLSGVWFDLNLIGGLFKDIAYILPFVHAVDMGKAALNGEYGNIFPHLWWVLGYGIIISIIAIAMFKKKMQVE; encoded by the coding sequence ATGAAAATGCTTGTTTTTGCAAATAGAACAACAATGGAAATTGTAAGGGATCCATTATCACTGTTCTTTGGACTTGGCTTCCCAATAGTATTATTACTGCTTTTATCTGCAATAAACCGGAGCATTCCGGTCGATCTTTTTAATATCGCATCCCTAACTCCTGGTATTGCAGTATTTGGCCTATCCTTTATGGCACTTTTTACAGCACAAATTTTATCAAAAGATCGAGCAAGCTCATTTTTAACAAGGCTTTTTACAACACCAATGACATCCGCAGACTTTATTATGGGCTATTCTGTACCTTTACTTATGATGTCAATCGTGCAAGGAATTGTCTGTTATATTGTAGCGATGTTTATGGGACTATCAATCTCTATTTCTATGATATGGGCAATCGTTTTACTCATCCCGACTTCACTTATTTTTATTGGGCTTGGGTTATTATGTGGCACACTTTTGACAAATTTATCTGCGTGGCTTTCGGGCGTATGGTTTGACTTGAATCTTATTGGAGGTTTATTTAAAGACATTGCATATATTTTACCATTTGTCCATGCGGTCGATATGGGGAAAGCAGCACTTAATGGGGAATACGGTAACATCTTCCCTCATTTATGGTGGGTACTCGGATATGGCATCATCATATCAATAATAGCAATTGCGATGTTCAAAAAGAAAATGCAGGTGGAATAA
- a CDS encoding TetR/AcrR family transcriptional regulator has product MKSNSNQALRTKHFLKKAFIEMVHKKGFSAVTVKDIVDYAQYNRTTFYVYYQNIYDLVEELMDEKFEAIQYYSMSKYKSNSRVKVQELTTNSFELLYYIYDHRDYFTLLLLEDTLPRIHQQLPEAIFNLLKNNFDIQYGVALVDDYSQKRYMAYGTAGLILDWIAQDFNVTPGEMTERLIRILNTFAKGFIIKEIDA; this is encoded by the coding sequence ATGAAATCCAATTCCAATCAAGCTTTACGTACAAAGCATTTCTTGAAAAAGGCATTTATTGAAATGGTACATAAAAAGGGATTTAGTGCTGTGACAGTGAAGGACATTGTAGATTATGCCCAATATAATCGAACAACCTTCTATGTGTACTATCAAAACATATATGATCTTGTTGAAGAGTTAATGGATGAGAAATTTGAAGCTATTCAGTATTACAGCATGTCTAAATATAAAAGTAATAGTCGAGTGAAAGTACAGGAGTTAACTACAAACTCCTTCGAATTATTGTATTACATATACGATCACCGCGATTACTTCACATTACTACTTTTAGAAGATACGTTACCTCGTATTCACCAACAATTACCTGAGGCAATTTTTAATTTACTGAAAAATAATTTCGATATTCAATACGGAGTGGCTCTTGTTGATGATTACTCCCAAAAGCGCTATATGGCCTATGGGACGGCGGGGTTGATTTTGGACTGGATTGCACAAGATTTTAATGTGACCCCTGGTGAAATGACAGAACGTCTCATACGTATTTTAAACACCTTTGCAAAAGGTTTTATAATAAAAGAAATAGATGCTTAA